DNA sequence from the Candidatus Zixiibacteriota bacterium genome:
CCGAAAGCGCTATCTTGTACAGGCCCGTTATGATCAGCAGCCCCATCGCGTAGATCGCGAAGGAAATACCCAGCTCCGGTATGGTCGGCACGTAGTCCACTACGTGGTGCAACGGGTTGGGGATAAACCCGGCGATGATCAGCCCCAGGCCCTTATCAATCCAAAGCGAGACGAAGAGCATCACACAGGCGAGAATCAGGGTCTGATCATTCTGACGGGTCTCTGGTACAGTCAGCATACCCAGTGACACGATTCCAAGTATCACCGAAACCCACATCCACGGCACCAGATTGTCGGCTCCTTCGAGGCCCAGAAACAGGTACTGAAAGTGCGACATGTGCTCCGGGATATTGCTGTAAAGCACCGTGAAGAACTCCATTCCCACGAAAAATAAGTTGACGGCCATAGCGTAGGTGACGATCTGCGCCACTTTCTGAATCGGTTCGCGACCGGCATCGAATTTTGTAAACCTGCGCAGTATAAAGCAGACCAGGATCAGCAGTGCCGGGCCGGCCGAAAACGCCGACGCCAGAAAGCGCGGCGCCAGTATTGCGGTCATCCAGAACGGGCGGGCCGCCAGGCCGGCGTAAAGAAACGCGGTCACCGTGTGGATGCTGATCGCCCAGGGGATGGACAAAATAATGATCGGCTTGATCCACGTGGGCGGGGCGATACTCTTGCGCTCGGCTCCGAGCGTGACATGGCTGATAATAATGTTAAGAACCAGGTATCCGCCCAGCGCCACCGTGTCCCAGAACATCATTGAATGCGGTGTCGGATAGAGAAACACGTTCACGATCCGAAACGGCTGGCCCATGTCTACGAAAATGAAGGTCATGCAGACAATCACCGAGCCGATCGCCACGAACTCGCCAAGGATGGTGATCTTGCCGAAGGCCTTGTAATTGTGAAGGTAATACGGCAGGACGACCATCACCGCCGACGCCGCCACCCCGACCATGAACGTGAACTGGGCGATATAGAAGCCCCAGGTGATATCGCGCCCCAGCCCGGTAATCCCCAGACCCACGTTGTACTGGCGGAGATAGAACAGAACACCGGCGCCCATCACCGCCATCAGGGCTATGACCCATGACCAGTACCGTTTATCGCCGCGCAGGGCATGTTCCAGCATATCCTACCTCACAGCACGTAGTAGACTTCGGGTTGAGTACCGAGGGCCGGCTTGCGTCGAACCGAAAACCGCTCGGCCAGCAGCTTGCGAACTTCCGAGTCGGGATCTTCGAGATCGCCGATCTTCATCGCCCCCGCCTTGCACGCGGTCACACACGCCGGCAGTTGGCCGCGCACCAGGCGCTCCTCGCAGAACGTGCACTTTTCCACCACGCCGCGAGTGCGCGTGGGAAAGTCAGCCTGAATCTTTTTGATGTGCGGCCGCGGATCGCGCCAGTTGAAACTCCGCGATCCGTACGGGCAGGCCGCCACGCAGTAGCGGCAGCCGATACACCGGTGCCAGTCCATCATGACTATACCGTCCTGCTCCCGCTTCCAGGTTGCCTGGGTCGGACAGACCCGCACGCAGGGCGGGTTATCGCAATGATTGCAGAGCACGGGCGTCATGGTATGCTTGACGTCCTCCGGCAGGTGTTCGTGCTCCTGATCATGGAAGGCGTTCCCGAACGGTTCTCTCCAAATCCACTTGACTTCGTCTTTGGGATTGTCGAACTCCGGGACATTGTGCACCAGATGGCAGGCCTTCTGGCATTCGGTACAGTTTCCGGCTTCGCGGCACTTCTTGACATCTATGACCATCGCCCAGCGTTTGGCCCGCAGGGGACTGCTAGGCGTTTCGGCCGTATCGCCGACAGTCGCCGCAGCGGTGTCGACCAGCCCCGCCTCTTGCGCCAGCGCTTTTGCCGACAGACCACCGGCCACACCGATCGCCGTCAGACCGGCCAGCTTCAAGAACTTCCGTCTCTCCACACTCATCGTCCCAACTCCTTCGGAGCGACATGACAATCCCAGCAATACGGGTCGACACCAAGATAGTCGTGACACCGGTCGCAGAACTTATCTTTGTTCTCATGGCAGCTCAGGCAGGTAGCCGAGAGGCTGCGTTCGTACGTGACACCGTCAGCGCCGACCTCGAACCGTTCGCCCTGGCGCACCACCCGATCGCGCCATTCATTCAGCAGGTCCATGTGAAACGGCCGCATCCAGGCACTATCCCGCACGCAGTTTTCGCCGCGCACCGCCTTTTCGATTTCGGGCGAGTAGCCCGCGCGGTCGTTGGCGACATTGTACCAGATTGGGAACGTGATCAGCACCAGGAACCCGATCAGCCCAATGACAATCTTACCGCCGTTATGCATGAGCGCCCTCCTTTCCGACTTCGACAACCTCGGGGTACGGCGTACCTCTCAGGTCGGTCTTGCGCACCGGTTCGCCGTCGAGTATCAGCGCGTTGCCGACCATCTCGTGCACACCGCCGACCTCCACATCCGGCACCCAGTACTGCAAGAGCGGCGGCAGGGTGGCCTTGTCAATCGCGCACATGCACAGCAGGATGTTCACATCGTTGTGCTCTTTCACGTATTTGACCGCGTTGGCCCTTGGAAGGCCGCCGCGAAGGCGCATCTCCATGTTTTCGTCGGTGCCGAGCCCGGACCCGGAACCGCAGCAGAAGGTCTGCTCGCGAATGGTGTTCTCCGGCATTTCGACAAAGTTACGGCAGACATTCTTGATAATGTAGCGCGGCTCTTCGAGCAGCCCCATGGCGCGCGCCGGATTGCAGGAATCGTGATAGGTGGTGCGCCAATGGTCGTTCCGGCTGGGGTCGAGCCTCAGTTTACTATGATAGATCAGATCCGAGGTAAACTCGCTGATGTGGATCATTTTGGTGGACCGCGCGTTCTCAAACCGTGTACCGGTGATCGGAGAGACTGGAACCTCGAGAAAGTCGGCGGGGCCGTTCATCGTATCCATATACTGATGAAGCACCCGCCACATGTGGCCGCACTCGCCGCCGATGATAAACTTCACGCCCAGCCGTTTCGCCTCCATGTATATCTTGGAGTTCAGCCGTTTCATCATTTCCGACGAATGAAACAGGCCGAAATTGCCGCCCTCCGACGCATACGAGCTCCAGGTATAGTCGATTCCGGTAGCGTGAAAGAGCAGCAGGTACCCCAACAGCGTATAGTAGTGCGGCGAGGCAAAATAGTCCGCCGACGGCGCCACGAACAGGACTTCCGCACCCTTACGGTTTATCGGCGTGTTTACCCGCACGCCAGTTATCTCCTCGAGTTCGTCGACCGCGAACTGGATACTGTCGGCAAAACCGTGTGGCTGAATGCCGAGATGGTTGCCTGTGCGGTAGCAGTTGGCCAGCGGCGTGTTGACCCACTCGATGCTTACGCCCAGCGAGTTCAGCAGCTCGCGCCCCATCATGGTGATTTCGGCCGTGTCGATTCCGTAGGGGCAGAACACCGAGCAGCGCCGGCATTCGGTACACTGGAAGAAGTAAAAGAACCATTCTTTGATAAGCTGCCTGCTCAGCTTGCGGCCGCCGCCGATCTTGCCCAGTACTTTACCGAACGCCGTGAAATTCTCGCGATAGACCGACCGAAGCAGTTCCGCTCTGAGCACCGGCATGTTCTTGGGATCGCCCGAACCTATGAAATAGTGGCACTTATCGGCGCAGGCGCCGCAGCGCACACAGATATCCATGAAGATCTGCAGCGAGCGATACTTCTTCAGGCGGTCACGCAGACCCTCGTATATGATCTCCTGCCAGTTGTCAGGCAGATGCCAGTCCTCGTCGGGCGGTGACCATCTGCGTGGGTTCGGCAGATCGAGGTACTTGAGTGTATCCGGCACGGCGGCGTAGTTCCAGGTCCCCTTGCGGAACTCAACTGCCGGGTCCATCCACCCGGTCTGACGCGGCTGGAACTGTACCCGCGCCATCTCTTCCGGTTTTTTCAGCGCTTCAGACATAACTCACTGTTCCTTTTCCACCGGAAGCCCGGCCGTTTTCATCAGCTCGCGAAACTCGTCCTCGTATTCCTCATAGGTATGCACCTTCACCGGGTAGTTCCAGGGATTTACATGCCGCCTTATGCGATTGTTGTTCGCCAGGTTGCGAGTGGGACTCATAAACACTCCGGCGAAATGCATCAGCTTGCTGAACGGGAAGTAGGCCAGCAGCACGCTCACCAGGAACAGGTGGACGAAAAAGACCAGGCTGACCCCCTCCGGCACCACCGGATTGAAGCTGAGCAGCCCGGTGCCGAGAGCTTTGATGCCGACAAGATCAGTCTTTGTGAAGTAGCGCATCAGGATTCCCGACAACACTATACCGAGCAGCAGAAACAGCGGGAAGTAATCGGCCGGCAGCGAGATATAGCGCAGCTTGGGATCGACCAACCGCCGCACGAGCAGAAACGTGACTGACACGACAATGACTATGTTAGTCGCCAGGATAATCGGCAGGCCGACCTGGAAGAAACCATCAAGCTCCTGCAGCATCGTCACCCACGCGGGTACCGGCTCAGCGAAGTACTTGAAGTGGCGCAGGAAGATGATCAGGAAGGACCAGTGAAAGGCGAGCCCCATCGCCCACAGCCACTTGTCCGGCGAATACAGCACACGCGGACCCTCGGTCACTTTGACGCGAGTGTTGCGAAAGAGCGAACGGAAGAACAGCACTTCCATGGCCATCCTGCCCAGCACGCCCCACACATTGTGCGGGCTTTCCAGCGGGTTGTTCTTGATCCACGAGTGCGACTTCTGTTGCCCGCAGGTTGTTGGAATCCGGAACGGCACCGCCGAACGCGCCCACTTTACTACGCGATAGGCTACTCCGATGAGGAACGTCGCCATCGCCAGGTACGGCAGCACCACGGCGAACAGATACTGCCAGCCGATCAGCCCCGCTCCCGCCGAGGCGAGGATAATCATCACTATTACGGCCAGAAGGGAGAACATCACACCCATCCGCCAACTCCTCTATATGTTGCCTGCCTGACTCTTTCCATTGATATCAAAACCCCTGACATTGTCGGCGCTCTGGCGTCTGTTGATTTGATCGACCAGCATGGCGGACCGCTGCCTCGCCTGCTGCACCCTTATGTCACAGATCTTCTCACGACACTGCATGTATTCGTCGAATACAGTCAGCGCGAGGCTGTCGACCTTTGATTCGAATTCCAGAATCAGCGCGACCGTTTCGGGATCGATCGACCGGCTGTCAAACTCCGCCCGAACAACGTTTTTGATCAAGTAAACGAACGCCGCCGCCTGCGACGGCGCGCTGCATTGAACTGCGCGAATGCGGACGATTTCGGCCACCGCACCGGACAGCTCGCCCTCGCCTGTCCGATTCGTGAGGGCATCGAACAAGACCGGCAGGCAGCGCCGCAAGGTGTGACCTACCGGATTGTGGAACTGATCGGCATTGTCGCGAAGAAAGCGGGCAGTATCAGCCGGATAGGTTTCAGCGACTGCGTTGAACCAGCGCTCGACCAAGAGGTCGCGCTTGTCGTGGAACAGTTCAGCCGGGTTCATCTTCGATCCTGGCCGACCGGGGCGCCATCGCGATACGCCCAGGGTCGGCCGCTCGTTAAGATTTTCACAAAGTCTTCGAATTCATAATAACCAATTCCGGTCTCATCTTCAAGAGTTCTTTTCAGTTTTTCGGCGGTTTCCTGGTCTTTTTTTACGGACGGATTAAACCGAGTTATCTCGTTGTAAGTCAAGATCATACGGTGAAACAAATAGAACGACAGGAACGGACGCTGCGGCCTTTTCGGCTAAGTCTCTCGTCCGAATGACCGGGGCCATTTTTGAGCAAGTTCTTAAATGAGCAAGGACCAAAGAAGGGGTCTTTCTGTGTCAATCTCTGCTGATAGTCCCCGAACCGGATCAGACGCCAGAGACGGCAGGCAGTTCCGGACGAGGGGCTGTTTTGGACATTGTGGTCATCTCGAAATTGCTCGTCATCACACGTACCGGTATATTCGCTCGACAGGACATGATGGCCGCTTCGCAATCACAGGAGGTGCGATGTTCCGTGACAATCTGACCCAAGCCAGAGTGGCGAGCCCGGCGAGAGTCACTGCTTTACTACTGCTAATGGTTGCTATCCTCCCTGACTCGGGCCGGGCCGGTACCGCTCTGCGAGTCACGGTCGATGCGCGCGAACTCCCGCGCAAGCTCCTGTACAGCACTACAGAGCTGGAAGCCGGACGCGGGTCCGTGCCCCTGCTCTATCCCAAATGGGTACCCGGCTGCCACACGCCGGGCGGGCCGATCGAAAACGTCGCCGGCTTTGTCGTCCGCGATCAGTCCAACAACCCGGTCGCCTGGGAGCGTGACTGGTCCGACCAGTACCGTTTTGTCACAAAGTCGAACGCCCGCCAGAAACTACGCGTGGACATGACCTACATCTGTTCGCAGCCGACTACGATGTCGTGGGCGAGCGATTGCGAAGGCCGCGCCACCTTCGGCGTCATCAACTGGAACGCCGTCACCGTTTATCCCGAGGGCGAACCGGTCGCCGGGATACTCGTCCATCCAATTCTGATCCTACCCAACACGTGGCGGTTCGCCACTGCCTTACCTGTGGATCACATCAACCGTGACACTGTCGTCTTCCAGCACGTGAGCTACGAGGAACTGCTCGATTGTCCCGTGATTTGCGG
Encoded proteins:
- the dsrK gene encoding sulfate reduction electron transfer complex DsrMKJOP subunit DsrK yields the protein MARVQFQPRQTGWMDPAVEFRKGTWNYAAVPDTLKYLDLPNPRRWSPPDEDWHLPDNWQEIIYEGLRDRLKKYRSLQIFMDICVRCGACADKCHYFIGSGDPKNMPVLRAELLRSVYRENFTAFGKVLGKIGGGRKLSRQLIKEWFFYFFQCTECRRCSVFCPYGIDTAEITMMGRELLNSLGVSIEWVNTPLANCYRTGNHLGIQPHGFADSIQFAVDELEEITGVRVNTPINRKGAEVLFVAPSADYFASPHYYTLLGYLLLFHATGIDYTWSSYASEGGNFGLFHSSEMMKRLNSKIYMEAKRLGVKFIIGGECGHMWRVLHQYMDTMNGPADFLEVPVSPITGTRFENARSTKMIHISEFTSDLIYHSKLRLDPSRNDHWRTTYHDSCNPARAMGLLEEPRYIIKNVCRNFVEMPENTIREQTFCCGSGSGLGTDENMEMRLRGGLPRANAVKYVKEHNDVNILLCMCAIDKATLPPLLQYWVPDVEVGGVHEMVGNALILDGEPVRKTDLRGTPYPEVVEVGKEGAHA
- the dsrJ gene encoding sulfate reduction electron transfer complex DsrMKJOP subunit DsrJ, with amino-acid sequence MHNGGKIVIGLIGFLVLITFPIWYNVANDRAGYSPEIEKAVRGENCVRDSAWMRPFHMDLLNEWRDRVVRQGERFEVGADGVTYERSLSATCLSCHENKDKFCDRCHDYLGVDPYCWDCHVAPKELGR
- the dsrP gene encoding sulfate reduction electron transfer complex DsrMKJOP subunit DsrP, which produces MLEHALRGDKRYWSWVIALMAVMGAGVLFYLRQYNVGLGITGLGRDITWGFYIAQFTFMVGVAASAVMVVLPYYLHNYKAFGKITILGEFVAIGSVIVCMTFIFVDMGQPFRIVNVFLYPTPHSMMFWDTVALGGYLVLNIIISHVTLGAERKSIAPPTWIKPIIILSIPWAISIHTVTAFLYAGLAARPFWMTAILAPRFLASAFSAGPALLILVCFILRRFTKFDAGREPIQKVAQIVTYAMAVNLFFVGMEFFTVLYSNIPEHMSHFQYLFLGLEGADNLVPWMWVSVILGIVSLGMLTVPETRQNDQTLILACVMLFVSLWIDKGLGLIIAGFIPNPLHHVVDYVPTIPELGISFAIYAMGLLIITGLYKIALSVRKQLG
- the dsrM gene encoding sulfate reduction electron transfer complex DsrMKJOP subunit DsrM codes for the protein MGVMFSLLAVIVMIILASAGAGLIGWQYLFAVVLPYLAMATFLIGVAYRVVKWARSAVPFRIPTTCGQQKSHSWIKNNPLESPHNVWGVLGRMAMEVLFFRSLFRNTRVKVTEGPRVLYSPDKWLWAMGLAFHWSFLIIFLRHFKYFAEPVPAWVTMLQELDGFFQVGLPIILATNIVIVVSVTFLLVRRLVDPKLRYISLPADYFPLFLLLGIVLSGILMRYFTKTDLVGIKALGTGLLSFNPVVPEGVSLVFFVHLFLVSVLLAYFPFSKLMHFAGVFMSPTRNLANNNRIRRHVNPWNYPVKVHTYEEYEDEFRELMKTAGLPVEKEQ
- a CDS encoding RsbRD N-terminal domain-containing protein, which encodes MNPAELFHDKRDLLVERWFNAVAETYPADTARFLRDNADQFHNPVGHTLRRCLPVLFDALTNRTGEGELSGAVAEIVRIRAVQCSAPSQAAAFVYLIKNVVRAEFDSRSIDPETVALILEFESKVDSLALTVFDEYMQCREKICDIRVQQARQRSAMLVDQINRRQSADNVRGFDINGKSQAGNI
- the dsrO gene encoding sulfate reduction electron transfer complex DsrMKJOP subunit DsrO, whose translation is MSVERRKFLKLAGLTAIGVAGGLSAKALAQEAGLVDTAAATVGDTAETPSSPLRAKRWAMVIDVKKCREAGNCTECQKACHLVHNVPEFDNPKDEVKWIWREPFGNAFHDQEHEHLPEDVKHTMTPVLCNHCDNPPCVRVCPTQATWKREQDGIVMMDWHRCIGCRYCVAACPYGSRSFNWRDPRPHIKKIQADFPTRTRGVVEKCTFCEERLVRGQLPACVTACKAGAMKIGDLEDPDSEVRKLLAERFSVRRKPALGTQPEVYYVL